A portion of the Lolium rigidum isolate FL_2022 chromosome 1, APGP_CSIRO_Lrig_0.1, whole genome shotgun sequence genome contains these proteins:
- the LOC124680397 gene encoding probable calcium-binding protein CML16 — MSSNGQRQMQKPQPPPASLSAGHDAEIKKVFSRFDADGDGRISPSELAAVSHAITPPPSESAGGREVGAMMEELDADRDGYVDLGEFTAFHARGGRGECDLDTELRDAFDVYDINGDGRISVAELSKVLGRIGEGCSTEECERMVASVDVDGDGCVGFEEFKKMMSTDAAGAQPEAGVPNGKTKKE; from the coding sequence ATGTCGAGCAACGGCCAGAGGCAGATGCAGAAGCCCCAGCCACCACCGGCGTCCCTGTCCGCGGGACACGACGCGGAGATCAAGAAGGTGTTCTCCCGCTTCGACGCGGACGGCGACGGCAGGATCTCCCCGTCCGAGCTCGCCGCGGTGTCCCACGCCatcacgccgccgccgagcgagtcGGCGGGCGGCCGGGAGGTGGGCGCGATGATGGAGGAGCTGGACGCCGACCGCGACGGGTACGTCGACCTGGGCGAGTTCACGGCCTTCCACGCCCGCGGTGGGCGCGGGGAGTGTGACCTGGACACAGAGCTGCGCGACGCCTTCGACGTCTACGACATCAACGGCGACGGCCGCATCTCCGTGGCGGAGCTTAGCAAGGTGCTCGGACGGATCGGCGAGGGGTGCAGCACCGAGGAGTGCGAGCGGATGGTCGCCTCTGTGGATGTGGATGGCGACGGATGCGTCGGGTTCGAGGAGTTCAAGAAGATGATGTCAACTGACGCTGCCGGCGCCCAGCCCGAAGCCGGCGTCCCTAATGGCAAGACAAAGAAAGAGTGA
- the LOC124680408 gene encoding probable calcium-binding protein CML16: protein MSTTDGQKQMQKPQAPPAALSAAGHDDAETKKLFSRFDADGDGRISPSELAAVAGAISPPPSESAGGREVGAMMDELDADRNGYVDLGEFTAFHAPGGRDLDAELRDAFDVYDINGDGRISVAELSKVLGRIGEGCSTEECERMIASVGVDGEGYVGFQEFKKMMSPDAAGAQAQPLPAAGVKDDKPKTE from the coding sequence ATGTCGACCACCGACGGCCAGAAGCAGATGCAGAAGCCGCaggcgccaccggcggcgctGTCCGCGGCCGGGCACGACGACGCGGAGACCAAGAAGCTCTTCTCCCGCTTCGACGCGGACGGCGACGGCCGGATCTCGCCGTCCGAGCTGGCCGCGGTGGCGGGCGCCatctcgccgccgccgagcgagtcCGCGGGGGGCCGGGAGGTGGGCGCGATGATGGACGAGCTGGACGCCGACCGCAACGGCTACGTGGACCTCGGCGAGTTCACGGCCTTCCACGCCCCCGGCGGCCGCGACCTGGACGCCGAGCTGCGCGACGCCTTCGATGTCTATGACATCAACGGGGACGGCCGCATCTCCGTCGCCGAGCTCAGCAAGGTCCTGGGCCGGATCGGCGAGGGCTGCAGCACCGAGGAGTGCGAGCGGATGATCGCCTCCGTCGGCGTCGACGGCGAGGGCTACGTCGGATTCCAGGAGTTCAAGAAGATGATGTCGCCTGACGCCGCCGGCGCACAAGCCCAACCGTTGCCTGCCGCCGGCGTCAAGGACGACAAGCCCAAGACGGAGTGA